One window of Acidobacteriaceae bacterium genomic DNA carries:
- a CDS encoding dienelactone hydrolase family protein, translating into MVIVQEFVDLETPSGAMRTHILRPAAEGRYPGVLFYSEIFQVTEPIRRQAAQLAGHGYVVAVPEIYHEYEPLGTVLKYDQEGSDRGNTLKTTKPVHGFDDDARVVLGHLANRGDCTGKLGVMGICIGGHLAFRAAMNPEVRGAVCFYATDIHKGSLGQGRQDDSLARAGEIKGELLMVWGRQDPHIPTEGRMLILDRLNNAGLKLNWHEVNGAHAFLRDEGVRYDPEHARAMFGLALDLFHRTL; encoded by the coding sequence ATGGTAATTGTGCAGGAGTTTGTGGATCTGGAGACGCCGAGTGGCGCGATGCGCACGCATATCTTGCGGCCGGCGGCAGAGGGAAGGTATCCGGGTGTGTTGTTTTACTCGGAGATCTTCCAGGTGACGGAGCCGATTCGGCGACAGGCGGCGCAGCTCGCGGGGCATGGATACGTAGTCGCGGTGCCGGAGATTTATCACGAGTATGAGCCGCTGGGCACGGTGTTGAAGTATGACCAGGAGGGATCAGATCGTGGGAACACGCTGAAGACGACGAAGCCAGTGCACGGATTTGACGATGACGCGCGGGTTGTTTTGGGTCATCTCGCGAATCGCGGGGATTGCACAGGCAAGTTGGGCGTGATGGGAATCTGCATCGGCGGGCACCTGGCGTTTCGTGCGGCGATGAATCCTGAGGTGCGCGGCGCGGTTTGCTTCTACGCGACGGACATTCACAAGGGAAGCCTGGGGCAAGGGCGGCAGGATGATTCGCTGGCGAGGGCGGGCGAGATCAAGGGTGAACTGTTGATGGTGTGGGGACGGCAGGATCCGCATATTCCGACGGAGGGGCGGATGTTGATTCTCGACAGGCTGAACAATGCTGGTCTGAAGCTGAACTGGCATGAGGTGAACGGAGCGCATGCGTTTCTGCGCGACGAGGGCGTCAGGTATGACCCGGAGCATGCGAGGGCGATGTTCGGGCTGGCGTTGGATTTGTTTCATCGGACGCTGTGA
- a CDS encoding cellulase family glycosylhydrolase, protein MVHPEGMLKGQIFNRRVAGRTALWAVMVLSAVVSMLLVSVIAKAQPAVPLHTAGPYIVDSNGFRVRLNAVNWYGAEGSDYVVMGLESQTISEIVSEIKSRGFNAVRLPWSNEMYESNPVVGSYSLTANPSLEGDNALTIFDAVVNALTSAGIMVILDNHTSTAMWCCGNDVNQLWYNSSYPQTSWISDWEGMATRYASNPMVIGADLRNEPRISAVWGGGGADDWHAAAQTGGNAVLGVNSNLLIFVEGISYAGDLSGVASTPVTLNTANRLVYEAHDYGYWYSGLTGYSDWYNTINPKWGYLVTGKSPVPLWIGEFGTCDTASTCVSSTNNADLGYWFGFIHQFLWEYSVDWSYWAFNGTTETGHGSGFGTAETYGIMNTSWSGDALPALTSNLQSLITSGGGPATGTYELSNVNSALAMEVNGWSTANGGIVDQYTWGGSQANQEWVLSYLNNGLYQLTNVNSSKVLDAVNHGTTNGTKLQQWSNLSGSNQEYIVTHTADGNYRLVNSNSGLCVEVPGFSKSNGTQLDTWGCNAGTNQEWVLTSR, encoded by the coding sequence ATGGTGCATCCAGAAGGAATGCTGAAGGGTCAGATTTTTAATAGACGGGTTGCCGGCCGCACTGCATTGTGGGCTGTGATGGTTTTGAGCGCGGTGGTTTCGATGCTGCTTGTCTCGGTCATTGCAAAGGCGCAGCCGGCGGTACCTCTGCATACGGCGGGCCCGTACATAGTCGACAGCAATGGTTTCCGCGTACGGCTGAATGCGGTGAACTGGTATGGCGCGGAGGGCTCGGACTACGTGGTGATGGGGCTCGAGTCACAGACGATCTCGGAGATTGTGAGCGAGATTAAAAGCCGCGGGTTCAATGCGGTGAGGCTGCCGTGGTCGAACGAGATGTATGAGAGCAACCCGGTGGTGGGGAGCTATTCGCTGACGGCGAACCCGAGTCTCGAAGGCGACAATGCGTTGACGATTTTTGATGCCGTGGTGAATGCGCTGACGAGCGCGGGGATCATGGTGATCCTGGACAATCACACGAGCACGGCGATGTGGTGCTGCGGCAATGATGTGAATCAGCTCTGGTACAACAGCAGCTATCCGCAGACGAGCTGGATCAGCGACTGGGAAGGGATGGCGACGCGGTACGCGAGCAATCCGATGGTGATTGGAGCGGACCTGCGCAACGAGCCGCGGATTTCCGCTGTGTGGGGCGGCGGCGGCGCGGATGACTGGCATGCCGCGGCACAGACGGGCGGCAATGCTGTGCTGGGTGTGAATTCGAACCTGCTGATTTTTGTGGAAGGCATCAGTTATGCCGGCGATTTGTCGGGTGTGGCGAGTACGCCGGTGACGCTGAATACGGCGAACAGGCTGGTGTATGAGGCGCACGATTATGGCTACTGGTACTCGGGGCTGACGGGATACAGCGACTGGTACAACACGATCAATCCGAAGTGGGGCTACCTGGTGACGGGAAAGAGTCCGGTACCGCTGTGGATTGGTGAGTTCGGCACGTGCGACACGGCGAGCACGTGTGTGAGCAGCACAAATAATGCAGACCTGGGATATTGGTTCGGGTTCATTCACCAGTTCCTGTGGGAGTACAGCGTGGACTGGTCGTACTGGGCATTCAATGGGACGACGGAGACCGGTCACGGGAGCGGGTTTGGAACGGCGGAGACGTACGGGATCATGAACACGTCGTGGAGCGGCGATGCGCTGCCCGCGCTGACCTCGAACCTGCAGAGCCTGATTACGAGCGGAGGAGGCCCGGCGACGGGAACGTATGAGCTGAGCAATGTGAACAGCGCCCTGGCGATGGAGGTGAATGGGTGGTCGACCGCGAATGGCGGCATTGTGGATCAGTACACGTGGGGCGGCAGCCAGGCGAATCAGGAATGGGTGCTGTCATACCTGAACAACGGGCTGTATCAGCTGACGAATGTGAATAGCAGCAAGGTGCTGGATGCGGTGAATCACGGGACGACGAATGGAACGAAGCTACAGCAGTGGTCGAACCTGAGCGGAAGTAACCAGGAGTACATCGTGACGCACACGGCAGATGGGAATTACCGGCTGGTGAATTCGAACAGTGGGTTGTGCGTGGAGGTGCCGGGGTTCTCGAAGAGCAATGGCACGCAACTGGACACCTGGGGATGCAATGCAGGGACGAACCAGGAGTGGGTGCTGACGTCGCGATAG
- a CDS encoding Nramp family divalent metal transporter produces MSTMIPVEEIDRTAEPRHHQAAPSLPGAFRSVHLTHTGTFWRRILGFAGPGFLIAVGYMDPGNWATDLAGGSRYGYTLLFVIMLSNLMAILLQSLSLKLGIASERDLAQACRDTYSRRTSIALWLFAEIAIAACDLAEVIGSAIALQLLFGIPLIFGVLITGADVLLILLLQNRGFRYLEALVITLIGTISVLFAIEVLRSHPDALPILHNLFIPSRAIITNPDMLYIAIGILGATVMPHNLYLHSSIVQTRDYPRTSAGKREAIRFSNIDSATALMLALFVNAAILVLAAAVFHRNGHFEVAEINDAYKLLTPMLGFTGASTMFALALLASGQNSTITGTLAGQIVMEGFLNLRLKPWLRRLITRSIAIIPTIFVVLFYGERGTADLLILSQVILSMQLSFAVFPLVQFTSDRARMGEFTNGRLLKFTGYAVAVIIAALNAWLLVETFHHS; encoded by the coding sequence ATGTCCACAATGATTCCTGTTGAAGAGATCGATCGGACGGCGGAGCCGCGTCACCACCAGGCCGCTCCGTCGCTTCCCGGCGCCTTCCGCTCCGTACATCTCACCCACACCGGAACCTTCTGGCGCCGCATACTCGGATTCGCCGGCCCCGGCTTCCTCATCGCCGTCGGCTACATGGACCCCGGCAACTGGGCCACTGACCTCGCCGGCGGCTCTCGTTACGGCTACACCCTGCTCTTCGTCATCATGCTTTCTAACCTGATGGCGATCCTCCTCCAAAGCCTGTCGCTCAAACTCGGCATCGCCTCCGAGCGCGACCTCGCGCAGGCCTGCCGCGACACTTACTCCCGCCGCACCTCCATCGCTCTCTGGCTCTTCGCCGAAATCGCCATCGCCGCCTGCGACCTCGCCGAAGTCATCGGCTCGGCCATCGCCTTGCAGCTCCTCTTCGGCATCCCGCTCATCTTCGGCGTCCTCATCACGGGCGCCGACGTCCTCCTCATCCTGCTCCTGCAAAACCGCGGCTTCCGCTACCTCGAAGCCCTCGTCATCACCCTCATCGGCACCATTAGCGTCCTCTTCGCCATCGAAGTCCTCCGTTCCCACCCCGACGCTCTGCCCATCCTCCACAACCTCTTCATCCCATCACGCGCCATCATCACCAACCCCGACATGCTCTACATCGCCATCGGCATCCTCGGCGCGACCGTCATGCCCCACAATCTCTACCTGCACTCCTCTATCGTGCAGACGCGCGACTACCCGCGCACTTCCGCCGGCAAGCGCGAAGCCATCCGCTTCTCCAACATCGATTCCGCCACCGCGCTCATGCTCGCGCTCTTCGTGAACGCCGCCATCCTCGTCCTCGCCGCCGCCGTCTTCCACCGCAACGGCCACTTCGAAGTCGCCGAGATCAACGACGCCTACAAGCTCCTCACACCCATGCTCGGCTTCACCGGAGCCAGCACCATGTTCGCCCTCGCCCTTCTTGCCTCCGGCCAGAACTCCACCATCACCGGCACCCTCGCTGGCCAGATCGTCATGGAAGGCTTCCTCAACCTCCGCCTCAAGCCCTGGCTACGCCGCCTCATCACGCGCAGCATCGCGATCATCCCCACTATCTTCGTCGTCCTCTTCTACGGCGAGCGCGGCACGGCCGACCTGCTCATCCTCAGCCAGGTCATCCTCAGCATGCAGTTGAGCTTCGCCGTCTTCCCGCTCGTACAGTTCACCAGCGACCGCGCCAGGATGGGCGAGTTCACCAACGGCCGCCTACTCAAATTCACGGGCTACGCCGTCGCCGTCATCATCGCCGCACTCAACGCCTGGCTCCTCGTCGAAACCTTCCACCACTCCTGA
- a CDS encoding Stp1/IreP family PP2C-type Ser/Thr phosphatase → MRSGVEERKISLEFEVAGRTDIGMVRRTNQDTFGVVESLGLAAICDGMGGMAGGEVASRVALECFVEVARQEIEANKSGDGERTKRALCRAAAAANRAVRARASYDIRFRGMGTTLVAARLDGNQLFVANVGDSRAYMVRGGVARQVTRDHSYVAEQMSRGLMTQREAERSPYQAAITRAVGIDEDVQADFYTEAVEAGDALLLCSDGLMRHMRDEELGRIVADATVTPAEACERLIATANARGGSDNVTCVVMRFGTAPGQG, encoded by the coding sequence TTGCGATCGGGTGTGGAGGAGCGGAAGATTTCGCTGGAGTTCGAGGTCGCCGGAAGAACCGATATCGGGATGGTTCGGCGGACGAACCAGGACACCTTTGGAGTGGTGGAGTCGCTGGGGCTGGCGGCGATCTGCGACGGCATGGGTGGGATGGCCGGCGGCGAGGTTGCGAGCCGCGTGGCGCTCGAGTGTTTTGTGGAAGTGGCGCGGCAGGAGATTGAGGCGAACAAGAGCGGCGACGGTGAGCGAACAAAGCGGGCGTTATGCAGGGCGGCGGCGGCGGCGAATCGTGCGGTGAGGGCGCGAGCGAGTTATGACATCCGGTTTCGGGGGATGGGGACGACGCTGGTAGCGGCGCGGCTGGATGGAAATCAGCTGTTTGTGGCGAACGTTGGTGACAGCAGAGCGTACATGGTGCGGGGTGGAGTGGCCCGGCAGGTGACGCGGGATCACTCTTATGTGGCGGAGCAGATGAGCCGAGGTTTGATGACGCAGCGGGAGGCGGAGCGGTCGCCGTACCAGGCGGCGATTACGCGGGCGGTGGGGATTGACGAGGATGTGCAGGCGGACTTCTACACCGAGGCGGTCGAGGCGGGGGATGCGCTGCTGCTGTGCTCGGATGGATTGATGCGGCACATGCGCGATGAGGAGCTAGGAAGGATTGTGGCGGACGCGACGGTCACTCCGGCGGAGGCTTGCGAGCGGCTGATTGCGACGGCGAATGCGCGTGGTGGATCGGACAATGTGACGTGCGTGGTGATGCGGTTTGGGACGGCGCCGGGACAGGGGTGA
- a CDS encoding metal-dependent transcriptional regulator, whose product MPIAEITVSKEDYLKAIIEAESEGHTVIPAFLAQWLGVSAPAVTKALRRLREDGYVSATDGPLKLTTKGREAAHRTALRHHLVERMLSEIFGMEWHQIHAEAERLEHVISPAFEAKLIERLGEAGDCPHGNRVLPETPAQLKRRGLQRLSDAAAGSPVIVSSLYERDARLLEFLHTLGIGPGVTLTPVSRNYDDTLRVRIGSRELTLGFFAADRIWVRPPSSKPRQSSS is encoded by the coding sequence ATGCCCATTGCCGAGATCACCGTCTCGAAAGAGGACTACCTCAAGGCCATCATCGAGGCCGAGAGCGAAGGCCACACCGTCATCCCTGCCTTCCTCGCGCAATGGCTCGGCGTCTCCGCGCCCGCCGTGACCAAGGCGCTACGCCGCCTCCGCGAAGACGGCTACGTCAGCGCCACAGACGGCCCGCTCAAGCTCACCACCAAAGGCCGCGAAGCCGCTCACCGCACCGCCCTCCGCCACCATCTCGTCGAGCGCATGCTCTCCGAGATCTTCGGCATGGAGTGGCACCAGATCCACGCCGAAGCCGAGCGCCTCGAGCACGTCATCTCCCCAGCCTTCGAAGCCAAACTCATCGAGCGCCTCGGCGAAGCCGGCGACTGCCCGCACGGCAATCGAGTCCTCCCTGAAACCCCCGCACAGCTCAAGCGCCGCGGCCTGCAGCGCCTCTCTGACGCCGCCGCCGGCTCGCCCGTCATCGTCTCCAGCCTCTATGAGCGCGACGCCCGCCTGCTCGAATTCCTCCATACCCTCGGCATCGGCCCCGGCGTCACTCTCACTCCCGTCTCCCGCAACTATGACGACACCCTCCGCGTCCGCATCGGCTCGCGCGAACTCACTCTCGGCTTTTTCGCCGCCGACCGCATCTGGGTCCGCCCTCCCTCGTCAAAACCCCGGCAGAGCAGCTCTTAA
- a CDS encoding ATP-binding cassette domain-containing protein: protein MASPATAPAAPVLDPNTPVLEFSRVSIAFDRGPVLREVSFTVRHGEMRILLGPAGVGKSVIMKLANGLLTPDSGEIRVFGRLLSSLTPREMYEIRAHIGMVFQESALFDSLNVEDNVAYRLIEEHVPEAEAHDRVVEALRFVELEQAINKFPSELSGGMRRRVSIARAIISKPDLILYDSPTGGLDPITSTTIIELIVKQRDVSQTTSLLITHRIQDAFTLATNRFNPAENKMQLIPNGGIDPGTKFLVLNDGNIVFDGTTQELTRTTDPWLEAFIS, encoded by the coding sequence ATGGCCAGCCCCGCGACCGCGCCCGCAGCTCCAGTCCTCGATCCCAACACGCCAGTCCTCGAGTTCTCGCGCGTCTCCATCGCCTTCGATCGCGGCCCCGTCCTCCGCGAAGTCTCCTTCACCGTCCGGCACGGCGAGATGCGCATCCTCCTCGGCCCGGCCGGCGTCGGCAAGAGCGTCATCATGAAGCTCGCCAACGGACTCCTCACCCCGGACTCCGGCGAGATACGCGTCTTCGGCCGCCTGCTTTCCTCCCTCACCCCGCGCGAGATGTACGAGATCCGCGCCCACATCGGCATGGTCTTTCAGGAGAGCGCACTCTTCGACTCCCTCAACGTCGAAGACAACGTCGCCTATCGACTCATCGAAGAGCACGTCCCCGAGGCCGAAGCCCACGATCGCGTCGTCGAAGCCCTTCGCTTCGTCGAGCTCGAGCAGGCTATCAACAAATTTCCATCCGAGCTCTCCGGCGGCATGCGCCGGCGCGTCTCCATCGCCCGCGCCATCATCTCCAAACCCGACCTCATCCTCTACGACAGCCCCACCGGCGGCCTCGATCCCATCACCTCGACCACCATCATCGAGCTCATCGTCAAGCAGCGCGATGTCTCCCAGACCACATCGCTCCTCATCACCCACCGCATCCAGGACGCCTTCACGCTCGCAACGAACCGCTTCAACCCCGCGGAAAACAAGATGCAGCTCATCCCCAACGGCGGCATCGACCCCGGCACAAAATTCCTCGTCCTCAACGATGGCAACATCGTCTTCGACGGCACCACCCAGGAGCTCACCCGCACCACCGACCCCTGGCTCGAAGCCTTCATCTCGTGA
- a CDS encoding glycogen/starch/alpha-glucan phosphorylase — protein MPLQHQHPAPPHSSDLEPQQMDTLRNENHAGTSPEEIAVSLRNHMIHTVGRPLEHSTTLEKYLGLAAVVRNRLMDRWLETIEGYRAKDARVLAFLSAEYLLGPHLENDLLNLGLTSNTEQALHSLNLDLKAIANEEPEPGLGNGGLGRLAACFLDSLSTLDVPVIGYGLRYEFGLFRQEIENGWQVEKSDKWLQFGNPWEIASTQPVEVGFFGRTETYTDDQGLLRHRWVPGQRVEGIAYDTPIPGYRTRTVSRLRLWKSQAVDDFDLSVFDAGDYAGAVHDKIEWETLSKVLYPPDENVEGKRLRLMQQFFFTSCSLQNMVGIHLSLGKPLTEFSTKWTVQLNDTHPSIGIAELMRLLMDDHAMGWDDAWKVTQATFGYTNHTLLPEALERWPLDLFGNLLPRHLEIIYEINQRFLDEMRQRFPNDDARMRRMSIIGEDGERNVQMAHLAVVGSKAVNGVAELHTHLLETVTLRDFYEAWPARFSNKTNGVTPRRWLMLSNPELTGLINDTIGTAWHKDLFQLRALEPYANDTNFLHRWRSTQEDAKGRLAAFIKETMDISIDPCSMFDVQVKRIHEYKRQHLNALHILSLYCQIKNGTAKNLTPRTFLFGGKAAPSYTMAKLMIKLVCTAADLINHDPQVNGLLKVVFLPNYSVTLGQRIYPTADLSEQISTAGLEASGTGCMKFMINGSVTLGTLDGANIEIRQEAGEENFFLFGLTASQIADLVHGGYHPRSFYERSPLLREVLDGLLDGRFSNGDRDTLAPLVNDLLNNDRYFVLADFDAYSAAQAEAGAAFGDITRWSRMSLLNTARSGKFSSDRTIRQYCSDIWKLPVAPTAEAHPDQR, from the coding sequence GTGCCGCTGCAGCATCAGCACCCAGCTCCGCCCCACTCCTCGGACCTCGAACCGCAACAAATGGACACATTGCGCAATGAGAACCACGCCGGCACCTCGCCCGAGGAGATTGCGGTCTCGCTCAGAAATCACATGATCCACACCGTCGGCCGTCCACTCGAGCATTCCACCACGCTCGAGAAGTATCTCGGCCTCGCTGCCGTCGTGCGCAATCGCCTCATGGATCGATGGCTCGAAACCATCGAAGGCTATCGTGCGAAGGACGCTCGCGTCCTCGCCTTCCTCAGCGCCGAATACCTTCTCGGTCCGCACCTGGAAAACGATCTCCTGAATCTCGGCCTCACCTCCAATACCGAGCAGGCGCTCCACTCTCTCAACCTCGACCTCAAAGCAATCGCCAACGAGGAACCGGAGCCCGGCCTCGGCAACGGCGGTCTCGGCCGACTCGCAGCCTGCTTTCTCGACTCGCTCTCGACACTCGACGTTCCCGTCATCGGCTACGGTCTGCGCTACGAGTTCGGCCTCTTTCGTCAGGAGATCGAAAACGGCTGGCAGGTCGAAAAATCCGACAAATGGCTGCAGTTCGGCAATCCCTGGGAGATTGCCTCAACCCAGCCAGTCGAAGTCGGTTTCTTCGGCCGCACCGAGACCTACACCGACGATCAAGGCTTGCTCAGGCACCGCTGGGTTCCCGGACAGAGAGTCGAAGGCATCGCCTACGACACGCCGATCCCAGGCTACCGAACGCGAACGGTCAGCCGCCTGCGCCTCTGGAAGTCCCAGGCCGTCGACGACTTCGACCTCAGCGTCTTCGACGCCGGCGACTACGCCGGTGCTGTGCACGACAAAATCGAATGGGAAACCCTCAGCAAGGTTCTCTATCCGCCCGACGAAAACGTCGAAGGCAAGCGCCTCCGCCTCATGCAGCAGTTCTTCTTCACTTCATGCTCGCTGCAGAACATGGTCGGCATTCATCTCTCGCTCGGCAAGCCGCTCACGGAGTTCTCCACTAAGTGGACCGTGCAGTTGAACGATACCCATCCCTCCATCGGTATCGCCGAGCTCATGCGCCTGCTCATGGACGATCACGCCATGGGATGGGACGATGCCTGGAAGGTCACGCAGGCCACCTTCGGCTATACCAACCACACGCTCCTTCCGGAGGCCTTGGAGCGCTGGCCGCTCGACCTCTTCGGCAATCTCCTGCCGCGACATCTCGAAATCATCTACGAGATTAATCAGCGCTTCCTCGACGAAATGCGTCAGCGCTTCCCCAACGACGACGCCCGCATGCGCCGCATGAGCATCATCGGTGAAGACGGCGAGCGCAACGTCCAGATGGCACACCTCGCCGTCGTCGGCTCCAAGGCCGTCAACGGTGTCGCCGAGCTCCACACCCACCTCCTCGAGACCGTCACCCTCCGCGACTTCTACGAGGCCTGGCCCGCGCGCTTCAGCAACAAGACCAATGGCGTCACCCCACGGCGCTGGCTCATGCTCTCCAACCCCGAGCTCACAGGCCTCATCAACGACACCATCGGCACAGCCTGGCACAAGGATCTCTTCCAGCTGCGCGCCCTCGAGCCCTACGCGAACGACACGAACTTCCTCCACCGCTGGCGCTCCACCCAGGAGGACGCCAAAGGACGCCTCGCCGCCTTCATCAAAGAAACGATGGACATCTCCATCGACCCTTGCTCGATGTTCGACGTCCAGGTCAAACGCATCCACGAGTACAAGCGCCAGCACCTCAACGCGCTTCACATCCTCTCGCTCTATTGCCAGATCAAGAACGGCACCGCGAAGAACCTCACGCCGCGAACGTTCCTCTTCGGTGGCAAAGCCGCGCCCAGTTACACCATGGCCAAGCTCATGATCAAACTGGTCTGCACCGCCGCCGACCTCATCAATCACGATCCCCAGGTCAACGGCCTCCTCAAAGTCGTCTTCCTGCCCAACTACTCCGTCACGCTCGGCCAGCGCATCTACCCAACCGCTGATCTCTCCGAGCAGATCTCCACGGCCGGCCTGGAGGCCAGCGGCACCGGCTGCATGAAGTTCATGATTAACGGCTCGGTCACCCTCGGCACACTCGATGGCGCAAACATCGAAATCCGCCAGGAGGCTGGTGAAGAAAACTTCTTCCTCTTCGGCCTCACCGCCTCGCAGATCGCCGATCTCGTCCACGGCGGTTATCACCCCCGCAGCTTCTACGAGCGCAGCCCTCTGCTCCGCGAAGTTCTCGACGGCCTCCTGGACGGCCGCTTCAGCAACGGAGACCGAGACACCCTGGCGCCGCTGGTCAATGACCTGTTGAACAACGATCGCTACTTCGTGCTCGCCGACTTCGACGCCTACTCTGCCGCCCAGGCCGAAGCCGGCGCAGCCTTCGGTGACATCACTCGCTGGAGTCGCATGTCGCTTCTCAACACTGCACGCTCCGGCAAGTTCTCCTCCGACCGCACGATCCGCCAGTACTGCTCCGACATCTGGAAATTGCCTGTCGCGCCCACCGCGGAGGCGCACCCCGATCAGCGCTAA